A genomic stretch from Sphingomonas sp. HDW15A includes:
- the dnaA gene encoding chromosomal replication initiator protein DnaA — protein MEPAIAVDGETPLAAAWESIRSGLRRDCGARTFDGWLKPAELGSFEPDSGELQLIMPSQFMADWVRNHFGERLTLAWRSALPIVRSIRVVASADAPKPSPLLILEDIPAAPKGESPRQADSPNFDPRYRFETFVVGKANEVAATAAKTLANAETVSFNPLFIHGGTGRGKTHLLHAIGQDFLARRPGARVVSMSAEKFMVEFVRALKENDTIGFKSRLRSADLLLIDDVQFIAGKDSTQEEFFHTMNEIITAGRRLVITSDRAPQDLDGIAPRILSRLSWGLVADINPADYELRLNILEAKLAALPGVEMPRQVVEFLARRLTNSIRELEGALNRIAAYALMTGRTIDLPFVEEVLANVLRANQRRISIDEIQTQVAEHYRIRKAEMTSARRAREVARPRQVAMYLSKQLTPKSLPDIGRRFGGRDHTTVIHAVRQIERLRASDAELDADIRLLTRQLEG, from the coding sequence ATCGAGCCCGCAATCGCGGTTGATGGCGAAACACCCCTCGCGGCGGCCTGGGAATCGATCCGCTCCGGCCTTCGCCGCGATTGCGGCGCGCGGACTTTCGACGGCTGGCTAAAGCCTGCGGAGCTTGGTTCGTTCGAGCCCGACTCAGGCGAGCTCCAGCTCATAATGCCAAGCCAGTTCATGGCCGACTGGGTACGCAACCATTTCGGCGAACGGCTGACCCTGGCATGGCGCAGTGCGCTTCCGATCGTCCGTTCGATTCGAGTCGTGGCCTCAGCCGATGCGCCCAAGCCATCGCCGCTCCTCATCCTCGAGGACATTCCCGCTGCGCCGAAGGGCGAGTCGCCGCGCCAGGCCGATTCGCCTAACTTCGATCCGCGCTATCGTTTTGAAACGTTCGTCGTCGGCAAGGCGAACGAGGTTGCCGCGACGGCCGCGAAAACGCTGGCGAACGCCGAGACGGTAAGCTTCAACCCGCTCTTCATCCATGGCGGAACGGGACGCGGCAAAACCCACTTGCTTCACGCCATCGGCCAGGACTTCCTCGCTCGCCGGCCGGGCGCGCGGGTGGTTTCGATGTCGGCCGAAAAGTTCATGGTCGAGTTCGTCCGAGCGCTCAAAGAGAATGACACCATCGGCTTCAAAAGCCGGCTTCGCAGCGCCGACCTTTTGCTGATCGACGACGTCCAGTTCATTGCCGGCAAGGATTCGACGCAGGAAGAATTCTTCCACACGATGAACGAGATCATCACCGCCGGGCGCCGGCTGGTGATTACCTCCGACCGGGCCCCGCAGGACCTGGATGGTATCGCGCCGCGAATCCTGTCGCGCCTGTCGTGGGGCTTGGTGGCCGATATCAATCCCGCCGACTACGAGCTTCGGCTCAATATTCTCGAAGCCAAGCTGGCCGCCCTTCCGGGGGTCGAGATGCCGCGCCAAGTGGTCGAGTTCCTTGCCCGCCGGCTGACCAATTCGATCCGCGAGCTTGAGGGTGCGCTCAATCGAATCGCCGCCTACGCGCTCATGACGGGCCGGACGATCGACCTGCCATTCGTCGAGGAAGTGCTGGCCAACGTGCTTCGCGCCAATCAGCGACGAATTTCCATTGACGAGATCCAGACCCAGGTTGCCGAGCATTACCGCATTCGCAAAGCCGAGATGACCAGTGCGCGGCGTGCGCGCGAGGTGGCGAGGCCGCGCCAGGTGGCGATGTATCTTTCGAAACAGCTGACTCCCAAGTCCCTGCCCGACATCGGGCGCCGCTTCGGCGGCCGCGATCACACGACGGTCATTCACGCCGTCCGCCAGATCGAACGTTTACGTGCGTCGGATGCCGAGCTTGATGCCGACATCCGGTTGTTGACCCGTCAACTCGAAGGTTAG
- the rpsT gene encoding 30S ribosomal protein S20, with translation MANTPQAKKRIRRNEKRAAVNGARVSRIRTFIKAVESALEAGDKKTAAEALKQAQPELARGVARGVVHKNTASRKYSRLTKRVAALG, from the coding sequence ATGGCGAACACGCCGCAAGCCAAGAAGCGCATCCGCCGCAACGAAAAGCGCGCCGCCGTCAACGGTGCCCGCGTGAGCCGTATCCGCACTTTCATCAAGGCGGTCGAGTCGGCGCTCGAAGCAGGCGATAAGAAGACCGCCGCCGAAGCGCTGAAGCAGGCGCAGCCTGAGCTGGCTCGCGGCGTTGCCCGTGGGGTCGTTCACAAGAACACCGCGTCGCGCAAATATTCGCGCCTCACCAAGCGAGTCGCGGCGCTCGGCTAA
- the mutM gene encoding bifunctional DNA-formamidopyrimidine glycosylase/DNA-(apurinic or apyrimidinic site) lyase, which translates to MPELPEVETTVRGLERVLKGRRLTMVEPRRADLRRSIPHDLGQRLTGAKVIELGRRAKYGLIGTDRGDTLIFHLGMSGRWRIDPVGIDKHDHLLIETDNGHRLALNDPRRFGSLDLAESQNIADWDGFVGLGPEPLGGAIHGLWLKQKLAGRTAAIKLMLLDQRIVAGLGNIYVCEALFRARIDPRKPAGKVSRAKLDALAAAIPEVLEEAIRAGGSSLRDFAAPDGELGYFSKAFDVYDREGQDCRGNCGGTVRRIVQGGRSTFFCPRCQR; encoded by the coding sequence ATGCCCGAGCTTCCCGAAGTCGAAACAACCGTCCGAGGACTCGAACGCGTGCTCAAGGGTCGACGTCTGACGATGGTGGAGCCGCGCCGCGCCGACCTCAGGCGGAGCATCCCGCATGACCTCGGCCAGCGGCTAACCGGTGCGAAGGTTATCGAGCTCGGCCGCCGAGCGAAATACGGGCTAATCGGTACCGATCGTGGTGACACGCTCATCTTCCACCTCGGAATGTCGGGACGCTGGCGGATCGATCCGGTCGGAATCGACAAGCATGATCATCTTTTAATCGAGACTGACAATGGACACCGGCTGGCATTGAACGATCCGCGGCGGTTCGGATCGCTAGACCTCGCCGAAAGCCAGAATATCGCGGATTGGGACGGGTTCGTCGGTCTCGGCCCGGAGCCGCTGGGCGGAGCGATTCACGGCCTTTGGTTGAAGCAGAAGCTCGCCGGTCGAACTGCGGCGATAAAGCTGATGCTGTTGGACCAGAGGATCGTCGCCGGGCTTGGCAACATCTACGTCTGCGAAGCGCTGTTCCGCGCGCGCATCGATCCCCGCAAGCCAGCGGGAAAGGTCAGCAGGGCAAAGCTCGATGCGCTTGCCGCGGCGATCCCGGAAGTCCTGGAGGAAGCGATCCGCGCGGGCGGATCGAGCCTTCGCGATTTCGCGGCGCCCGACGGCGAGCTCGGCTATTTTTCGAAGGCTTTCGACGTCTACGACCGTGAAGGCCAAGATTGCCGGGGAAATTGCGGCGGGACGGTCAGGCGAATCGTCCAGGGCGGACGCTCGACATTCTTCTGTCCGCGATGTCAGCGATAG
- a CDS encoding class I SAM-dependent methyltransferase — protein MNDKVNFGDQLVSPEEKTRKVGQVFTSVARRYDLMNDLMSGGMHRLWKDRFVNRVKPRAGESILDMAGGTGDIAFRMASRGAIVTVADINPDMLSVGMERAEKRKLGGLSWSTQNAERLTFADRSFDAYTIAFGIRNVTDIPAALKEAHRVLKRGGRLFVLEFSTSEWPGFGFAYERYSDLVIPRIGKAVTGDEESYRYLVESIRRFPKPEAFAQMIQGSGFANAKAEPMLGGLVCIWSGWKL, from the coding sequence ATGAACGACAAGGTCAATTTCGGCGACCAGCTGGTCAGCCCCGAAGAGAAGACGCGCAAGGTCGGTCAGGTCTTCACTTCTGTCGCGCGCCGCTACGACCTGATGAATGACCTCATGAGCGGCGGAATGCACCGCTTGTGGAAGGACCGCTTCGTAAACCGGGTCAAGCCGCGTGCAGGCGAGTCGATCCTCGACATGGCCGGAGGCACCGGCGACATCGCCTTCCGTATGGCCAGTCGCGGCGCGATAGTCACCGTAGCGGACATCAATCCGGACATGCTTTCCGTCGGCATGGAACGGGCCGAAAAACGCAAACTCGGAGGTTTGAGCTGGTCGACCCAGAATGCGGAGAGACTGACTTTCGCCGACAGGAGCTTCGACGCGTACACGATCGCATTCGGGATCCGAAACGTCACCGACATCCCCGCCGCGCTCAAGGAGGCGCACCGTGTCCTAAAACGCGGCGGCCGCCTGTTCGTCCTCGAGTTTTCGACCAGCGAATGGCCCGGTTTCGGTTTCGCCTACGAACGTTACTCGGATCTCGTGATCCCGCGCATTGGCAAGGCCGTTACCGGCGATGAGGAGAGCTACCGCTACCTCGTTGAGTCGATCCGCCGCTTTCCCAAGCCAGAGGCATTTGCCCAGATGATCCAGGGGTCCGGTTTCGCCAACGCCAAGGCCGAGCCGATGCTCGGCGGCCTTGTCTGCATCTGGAGCGGCTGGAAGCTTTGA
- the ubiB gene encoding 2-polyprenylphenol 6-hydroxylase: protein MTTAATHLFRLLKWGRTLARHGALQGIESDPLTPPNVRRLCRVARFGARAPAEVDYAAALQEIGPAAIKFGQALATRPDLVGIEAAENLLQLQDDLPPEPFERIKPAIEAALGGPVDQFFSSIDPVPVGAASIAQVHRAVTTEGRDVAIKVLRPGVEEEFARAIETYEWAAAHFELLGGEAERLRPRLVIAYFKQWVRRELDLTREAASASELKQNMIAEPGFYVPEIDWRRTARRVLTLEWLDGIKLSKRDELIAAGHDPKAVASILVRAFLRQAVIDGYFHADLHQGNLFVLPDGRLAAIDFGIMGRINRQARMWLAEILYGLITGNYRRVAEIHFEAQYVPGHHDVAEFATALRAVGEPIRGLPVKDISIGRMLDGLFAITRDFDMQTQPHLLLLQKTMVMEEGVATYLDPDINMWESAEPFLKEWIRSELGPEAYYADKIVVAVRAFKKIPHLIDKIDAQYPEPGAAPPPPPLADVTILQPKRGLGYALTAFLAAAAGAAAMFAAIRLF from the coding sequence TTGACCACCGCTGCGACCCATCTCTTCCGCCTGCTGAAGTGGGGACGGACGCTCGCGCGTCACGGCGCCCTTCAGGGTATCGAGTCTGATCCGCTCACGCCGCCCAATGTACGCCGGCTTTGCCGCGTCGCGCGCTTCGGGGCGCGCGCTCCCGCAGAGGTGGACTATGCCGCCGCCTTGCAGGAAATTGGGCCCGCAGCAATCAAGTTCGGGCAAGCTCTCGCAACCCGTCCCGATCTCGTTGGGATAGAAGCCGCGGAGAATTTGCTCCAGCTTCAGGACGACCTTCCGCCAGAACCGTTCGAGCGCATCAAGCCCGCCATCGAGGCCGCGCTCGGAGGGCCTGTCGACCAATTCTTCTCGTCCATCGACCCCGTCCCTGTCGGCGCCGCTTCGATCGCACAGGTCCACCGCGCCGTCACCACCGAGGGCCGCGATGTCGCTATCAAGGTGCTCCGCCCGGGGGTCGAGGAAGAATTTGCGCGGGCAATTGAGACTTACGAATGGGCCGCAGCCCATTTCGAGCTTTTGGGCGGGGAAGCCGAGCGGCTTCGCCCGCGCCTCGTCATCGCTTATTTCAAGCAATGGGTACGCCGCGAGCTCGACCTGACACGTGAGGCGGCCTCCGCCTCAGAACTCAAGCAGAACATGATCGCGGAGCCCGGCTTCTACGTCCCCGAGATCGACTGGCGGCGAACGGCCCGCCGGGTCCTGACCCTCGAATGGCTCGACGGCATAAAGCTGTCCAAGCGCGACGAACTGATTGCTGCGGGTCACGATCCCAAGGCGGTCGCATCGATCCTCGTGCGCGCTTTCCTTCGCCAGGCTGTCATCGACGGATACTTTCACGCCGATCTGCACCAAGGCAATTTGTTCGTCCTGCCCGACGGCCGCCTCGCTGCTATCGATTTCGGAATCATGGGGCGGATCAACCGCCAGGCGCGGATGTGGCTTGCGGAAATTCTTTACGGCCTCATCACCGGCAATTACCGCCGCGTCGCCGAGATCCATTTCGAGGCGCAATATGTGCCCGGCCATCATGATGTGGCCGAATTTGCGACCGCTCTGCGCGCGGTCGGCGAGCCGATCCGCGGCCTACCCGTCAAGGACATCAGCATCGGCCGGATGCTCGACGGCCTGTTTGCCATCACGCGCGATTTCGACATGCAGACCCAACCCCACCTCCTTCTGCTTCAGAAGACGATGGTGATGGAGGAAGGCGTCGCCACCTATCTCGATCCGGACATCAACATGTGGGAATCGGCTGAGCCGTTTCTCAAGGAATGGATCCGCAGCGAGCTCGGGCCCGAGGCCTATTACGCGGACAAGATCGTCGTGGCCGTACGCGCCTTCAAGAAGATCCCGCACCTCATCGACAAGATCGACGCGCAATATCCTGAGCCCGGTGCCGCTCCCCCGCCACCGCCGCTTGCCGACGTCACGATACTCCAGCCCAAGCGCGGCCTTGGCTACGCACTGACCGCTTTCCTCGCTGCGGCGGCCGGCGCCGCAGCCATGTTCGCTGCGATCCGCTTATTCTGA
- a CDS encoding J domain-containing protein, with the protein MADHYRTLGIAPTADEAVIRAVYVALMKRFHPDRNASPDMLKRAQDITAAYAVLSDPKKRAAYDDERAGMDPWTRGAALPERRKSSTSGLALAVLTIAVAAGAFTLWPMIPIANPVKRSPGTTALTPVTMHCAGLADSERIRTALIARLDEVGALDRTAAAALTASRFELAAPTDARDLAAPGQVACLATLAITLPTQFSTASGQGTILSELQFSTSRTDPGSVMRIHPDGRLVAALSAIRHQPRLAAVSNPMLEEDVVVADEPPIPVNPAVRRPVPNIAPLPVRKAASERPAAPATARIAEAPRQERIVGLNGIDRQTMNFYGQSLRNASAVKKSKLEASHAGFIQRLAACGSDSCRRDAYLERNVEISRIMMGE; encoded by the coding sequence TTGGCCGATCATTACCGCACGTTGGGCATCGCGCCGACCGCTGATGAAGCGGTGATCCGCGCCGTCTATGTCGCGTTGATGAAGCGCTTCCATCCGGACCGCAACGCCTCGCCCGATATGCTGAAACGGGCGCAGGATATTACCGCGGCCTATGCCGTGCTGAGCGATCCGAAGAAGCGCGCAGCCTATGACGACGAGCGTGCCGGCATGGACCCTTGGACGCGTGGCGCGGCGCTACCGGAGCGGCGGAAGAGCAGCACAAGCGGTCTTGCCCTCGCTGTGCTTACCATCGCGGTCGCCGCCGGGGCCTTCACCTTGTGGCCGATGATCCCGATCGCGAATCCGGTGAAACGCTCACCGGGCACAACAGCGCTGACTCCGGTCACGATGCATTGTGCGGGTCTGGCGGATTCGGAGCGGATCCGGACAGCCTTGATTGCTCGCCTGGACGAAGTTGGGGCGCTCGACCGGACGGCCGCAGCGGCCCTGACCGCTTCGCGATTCGAACTTGCTGCACCAACCGATGCGCGCGACCTCGCTGCGCCAGGGCAGGTCGCCTGCCTCGCGACGCTGGCAATCACCTTACCGACGCAATTCAGCACGGCCAGCGGGCAAGGCACGATCCTTAGCGAGCTGCAATTTTCGACGTCGCGCACCGATCCGGGATCCGTGATGCGCATCCATCCTGACGGACGGCTGGTCGCCGCGCTAAGCGCGATCCGGCATCAGCCGAGGCTTGCGGCCGTGTCTAATCCGATGCTCGAGGAGGACGTCGTTGTCGCCGACGAGCCGCCGATACCGGTGAACCCGGCTGTGAGAAGGCCGGTCCCGAACATCGCTCCGCTGCCGGTTCGCAAGGCCGCAAGCGAACGGCCAGCTGCACCTGCGACAGCCCGGATCGCCGAGGCGCCGCGTCAGGAGCGGATTGTGGGCCTGAACGGAATCGATCGCCAGACGATGAATTTCTACGGGCAGTCGCTGCGCAACGCGAGCGCGGTGAAAAAGAGCAAGCTGGAAGCGTCGCATGCCGGATTCATCCAACGTCTTGCGGCTTGCGGTAGCGATAGCTGTCGCCGCGACGCCTACCTCGAGCGCAATGTCGAGATCAGCCGGATCATGATGGGCGAGTGA
- the coaBC gene encoding bifunctional phosphopantothenoylcysteine decarboxylase/phosphopantothenate--cysteine ligase CoaBC, translated as MARILLIIGGGIAAYKAAELIRVARKAGHSVTPVLTAGGAHFVTPMSLAALAESPVYTSLWDLKDESEMGHIQLSRAADLVLVCPATADLLAKMAAGIADDLATTLLLATDKPVVAAPAMNVRMWLHAATQANAAILKSRGVMVLEPDEGDMACGEYGPGRLPEPADIIARISPMLKSRGALELPGGQALEGRHVLVTAGPTHEPIDPVRVIANRSSGKQGFAIAAAAARAGARVTLIAGPVALPTPGGVARVDVETAQQMVDAVQIALPADVAILVAAVADWRVANAATSKLKKGGGPPALQFAPNPDILRTLAEHPDRPRLLVGFAAETHDIVGNAQSKRTAKGANWIVANDVSGDVMGGARNRVHLVTDRGVEDWPDQSKEDVAAHLIDRIAKELN; from the coding sequence ATGGCCCGCATCCTTCTCATCATCGGCGGCGGCATAGCTGCCTACAAGGCCGCCGAGCTGATCCGGGTGGCCCGTAAGGCCGGACATTCGGTGACGCCAGTGCTGACGGCTGGCGGCGCGCATTTCGTCACGCCGATGAGTCTAGCCGCGCTCGCTGAAAGCCCGGTCTACACGTCCTTGTGGGACCTGAAGGACGAGTCGGAGATGGGGCACATCCAGCTCAGCCGCGCCGCCGATCTCGTCCTGGTTTGCCCGGCAACGGCAGACCTCCTGGCGAAAATGGCAGCAGGCATTGCCGATGATCTCGCGACAACGCTCCTCCTCGCGACGGACAAGCCGGTCGTCGCCGCACCGGCGATGAACGTACGGATGTGGCTGCACGCCGCGACCCAGGCCAACGCCGCGATCCTCAAGAGCCGCGGGGTGATGGTCCTTGAGCCTGACGAGGGCGACATGGCCTGCGGCGAATATGGGCCCGGCCGCCTGCCTGAACCTGCCGACATCATCGCCCGGATCTCGCCGATGCTCAAGAGCCGCGGCGCTTTGGAGTTACCCGGAGGTCAAGCCTTAGAAGGCAGGCACGTCCTCGTTACGGCCGGGCCGACGCATGAGCCGATCGATCCGGTGCGGGTCATCGCCAACCGCTCCTCGGGAAAGCAGGGATTTGCAATTGCTGCGGCAGCCGCCCGAGCGGGGGCCCGTGTCACGCTCATTGCCGGACCGGTTGCGTTGCCTACCCCGGGCGGGGTCGCGCGCGTCGATGTCGAGACCGCGCAGCAGATGGTCGACGCCGTGCAAATCGCCCTGCCGGCGGATGTCGCCATCCTCGTTGCCGCTGTCGCCGACTGGCGTGTCGCCAATGCCGCCACCTCCAAGCTGAAGAAAGGCGGCGGCCCTCCCGCGCTCCAATTTGCGCCGAACCCGGATATCCTCAGGACTCTCGCCGAACATCCCGACCGACCACGCCTGCTGGTCGGCTTCGCAGCGGAGACCCACGACATCGTCGGCAACGCCCAATCGAAGCGCACCGCCAAGGGTGCCAACTGGATTGTCGCCAACGATGTCTCCGGAGACGTCATGGGCGGCGCTCGCAACCGCGTTCATCTCGTGACCGACCGAGGTGTCGAAGACTGGCCCGACCAGTCGAAGGAGGATGTCGCGGCCCATCTCATCGATCGCATCGCCAAGGAACTCAATTGA
- a CDS encoding HesA/MoeB/ThiF family protein translates to MPLSDEELDRYARQLVLPQFGGLGQQRLKAAKVAVIGAGGIGSSVIPALACAGVGALTIVDGDRVELANLPRQPIFTSSQVGMGKALLASHWVMSRNAHVEVKAVAERLDDANAADIIRGHELVIDGTDNFATRLLVSDTCVALGLPLLSAAAQQFQGQVAIFSGNPCYRCFVGDAFDAEDCDSCAELGVLGATVATVGSYAALMAIRALAGMADDRGTLHLFDAAALEWRRIRLSSDPSCRTCGGQAS, encoded by the coding sequence ATGCCGCTCTCTGACGAGGAGCTTGACCGTTACGCCCGGCAGCTGGTCCTTCCCCAGTTCGGCGGGCTCGGCCAGCAGCGCCTGAAGGCGGCCAAGGTCGCGGTGATCGGCGCCGGGGGAATCGGCTCGTCGGTTATCCCCGCCCTCGCCTGCGCCGGGGTCGGTGCGCTGACCATCGTTGATGGGGATCGGGTCGAACTGGCCAACCTCCCCCGGCAGCCCATCTTCACCTCGTCGCAAGTCGGCATGGGCAAGGCGTTGTTAGCAAGCCACTGGGTCATGTCCCGCAATGCGCATGTCGAGGTGAAGGCTGTCGCGGAGCGGCTCGACGATGCAAACGCCGCCGACATAATTCGCGGCCATGAACTCGTCATCGACGGCACGGACAATTTCGCTACCCGCCTGCTTGTGAGCGACACCTGCGTCGCGCTTGGCCTTCCGCTGCTCAGCGCTGCCGCGCAACAATTCCAGGGTCAGGTCGCCATTTTCAGCGGAAACCCCTGCTACCGCTGCTTCGTCGGTGACGCTTTCGACGCAGAAGATTGCGACAGTTGCGCGGAACTCGGAGTTCTCGGCGCCACGGTCGCAACGGTCGGCAGCTATGCCGCGCTGATGGCGATCCGCGCGCTGGCCGGAATGGCCGACGACCGCGGCACGCTGCACCTGTTCGATGCCGCGGCCCTGGAATGGCGCCGGATCAGGCTTTCTTCCGACCCTTCGTGCCGGACTTGCGGCGGGCAGGCTTCTTAG
- the topA gene encoding type I DNA topoisomerase, whose translation MKLVVVESPAKAKTIEKYLGPGHRVLASYGHVRDLPPKDGSVNPDDGFAMDWETYPDKAKQLKAIADEAKKADSLVLATDPDREGEAISWHVQEVLKKRKVLPAQVERVTFNAITKSAVTEAMANPRGLDEHLIDAYKARRALDYLVGFTLSPILWRKLPGAKSAGRVQSVALRLIVDREREIEMFRAQEYWQVSATFEADGTPFTARLVSLDGAKIDRLTIGDQGNAEAARKVVEDGRFSVMSVETRPLSKNPPPPFTTSTLQQEAARKLGFAASHTMRLAQSLYEDGLITYMRTDGVQMAGEAISAARKAVADRYDAGYLPDKPRHYSSKAKNAQEAHEAIRPTDFYKDRAGAGDHGRLYQLIYNRALASQMASARLERTTVELTDGAGRATLRATGQVVIFPGFMTLYDEGRDDQNDEDGGRMPQLREGDAPAKTGVEATQHFTQPPPRFSEASLVKRLEELGIGRPSTYAATLQTLKDREYVRLEKNRFIPEESGRLVTAFLERFFERYVNYDYTAELEEELDDVSGGRLGWIKLLEDFWRDFKPKAGEVMDQKPSDVTAALDEFLAPYLFPDKEGGSDPRLCPLCGNGKLGLRGGKFGAFVACSNYPECKYTRRFGQGGEEAASEGPAEIGNGIELKTGRFGPYLERDGKRASLPKDVPQSDLTLEMAEALLALPRTVGIHPETGLPITASIGRYGPYLAHDGKYARLKSTTEVLETGMNAAVAKLAEAANGGGRRGAGREPIAVLGPHPESAKEIKVLEGRFGPYVSDGTTHATLPKSADPKAVTLDEAVALIDAKAAKGPAKKPARRKSGTKGRKKA comes from the coding sequence TTGAAACTTGTCGTCGTTGAATCGCCCGCCAAGGCGAAGACCATCGAAAAATATCTAGGGCCGGGGCACCGCGTGCTGGCCAGCTACGGCCATGTCCGCGACCTTCCGCCAAAGGATGGCTCGGTCAACCCGGACGATGGTTTCGCGATGGATTGGGAGACCTATCCGGACAAGGCGAAACAGCTCAAGGCCATAGCTGACGAAGCTAAGAAGGCGGACTCGCTGGTGCTCGCGACCGACCCCGATCGTGAAGGCGAGGCCATCAGCTGGCACGTCCAGGAGGTTCTCAAGAAGCGCAAGGTGCTCCCGGCGCAGGTCGAGCGCGTGACATTCAACGCCATTACCAAGAGTGCGGTGACCGAAGCCATGGCGAATCCGCGTGGCCTGGATGAGCATCTCATCGATGCCTACAAGGCGCGGCGCGCGCTGGATTATCTGGTCGGGTTCACGCTGTCGCCGATCCTGTGGCGCAAGCTTCCCGGTGCAAAATCGGCAGGCCGCGTACAGTCGGTCGCGCTTCGCCTGATCGTTGACCGAGAGCGCGAAATCGAGATGTTTCGTGCGCAGGAATATTGGCAGGTGTCGGCGACTTTCGAGGCAGATGGGACGCCGTTCACCGCGCGACTTGTGTCGCTCGACGGGGCGAAGATCGACCGGTTGACAATTGGTGATCAGGGCAACGCCGAGGCCGCCAGAAAGGTGGTCGAGGACGGCCGGTTCAGCGTGATGTCGGTCGAGACCAGGCCACTAAGCAAGAACCCACCGCCGCCCTTCACGACCTCGACATTGCAGCAGGAGGCTGCGCGCAAGCTTGGCTTCGCGGCGAGCCACACGATGCGGCTCGCCCAGTCGCTCTATGAGGACGGGCTGATCACCTACATGAGGACCGATGGCGTCCAGATGGCGGGCGAGGCGATTTCGGCCGCGAGGAAAGCGGTCGCAGACCGCTATGACGCCGGCTATCTGCCGGATAAGCCCAGACATTACAGCAGCAAGGCGAAGAATGCTCAGGAAGCGCATGAAGCGATTCGGCCGACGGATTTCTACAAGGATCGGGCGGGAGCGGGCGATCATGGCCGGCTCTACCAGCTGATATACAACCGCGCGCTGGCGAGCCAGATGGCTTCCGCGCGGCTTGAACGGACCACGGTCGAGCTGACAGACGGCGCGGGCCGAGCGACTCTCAGGGCGACGGGGCAGGTCGTGATCTTCCCCGGATTCATGACGCTCTACGATGAAGGTCGCGACGACCAGAACGACGAGGATGGCGGGCGCATGCCGCAGCTTCGCGAGGGCGATGCGCCGGCCAAGACCGGCGTCGAGGCGACCCAGCATTTTACGCAGCCGCCCCCGCGTTTCTCCGAAGCATCGCTGGTCAAGCGGCTGGAGGAACTGGGCATCGGACGTCCTTCGACCTATGCCGCGACCCTCCAGACGCTAAAGGACCGCGAGTACGTCCGGCTGGAAAAGAATCGCTTCATTCCCGAAGAGAGTGGGCGGCTGGTGACGGCGTTTCTCGAGCGGTTCTTCGAGCGCTACGTCAACTACGATTACACCGCCGAGCTCGAGGAAGAACTGGACGACGTGTCGGGCGGGCGGCTCGGCTGGATCAAGTTGCTTGAGGACTTCTGGCGGGACTTCAAGCCCAAGGCGGGCGAGGTTATGGATCAGAAGCCGAGCGACGTCACCGCGGCGCTCGACGAGTTCCTTGCGCCGTACCTGTTCCCTGACAAAGAGGGCGGGAGCGATCCGCGTCTTTGCCCGCTGTGCGGCAATGGCAAGCTCGGGCTTCGCGGGGGGAAGTTCGGCGCGTTCGTCGCCTGCTCCAACTATCCGGAGTGCAAATATACGCGGCGATTCGGCCAGGGCGGCGAGGAAGCCGCGAGCGAGGGACCGGCCGAGATCGGCAATGGAATCGAGCTAAAGACCGGCCGGTTCGGGCCGTATTTGGAACGTGACGGCAAGCGCGCGTCCTTGCCCAAGGACGTTCCGCAGTCGGACCTGACCCTCGAGATGGCCGAAGCTTTGCTTGCCCTGCCGCGTACCGTTGGAATCCATCCGGAAACGGGCTTGCCGATCACGGCGTCGATTGGCCGCTATGGGCCCTATCTCGCCCATGACGGCAAATACGCCCGGCTGAAGTCGACGACCGAGGTGCTCGAAACCGGCATGAACGCGGCCGTCGCGAAGCTGGCCGAGGCGGCGAATGGCGGCGGGCGCCGCGGCGCGGGCCGGGAGCCGATCGCGGTGCTCGGGCCGCACCCAGAATCAGCCAAGGAAATCAAGGTGCTGGAAGGGCGATTTGGGCCTTATGTCTCTGACGGCACGACTCATGCGACCTTGCCGAAGTCGGCTGATCCGAAGGCGGTAACGCTGGACGAGGCGGTAGCGCTGATTGACGCCAAGGCGGCGAAGGGCCCGGCTAAGAAGCCTGCCCGCCGCAAGTCCGGCACGAAGGGTCGGAAGAAAGCCTGA